Within Topomyia yanbarensis strain Yona2022 chromosome 2, ASM3024719v1, whole genome shotgun sequence, the genomic segment CGCGAATGGTTGGTTAAAACTTTCGAAGCTTTGCACATGAAGCAGGAATTACTACAGAGAGTCTATGCGATGGGTTTCAACGCCCCTTCCAAGATTCAGGAGATGCTCTACCTACTCTGTTGGCCGGTCCGCCACGGAATATAATCGCCCAGAGTCAGTCGGGAATAGGAAAAACCGCTGCCTTCGTGCTGGCAATGCTCAGTTGAGTCCATCAGTTAAAAAACTATCTGCAGGTGATTTGCCTTTCCCCACATATGAGCTGGCAATTCAGAAGGGGGAAGTAGCTGCCAAAATGGCAAAGTTTTGTCCGGAAATCAAACTTCCTTACGCCATTCGCGGTGAGGAGAccgtcaaaggggcgaagctGACTAATCATATCATCGGAACACCCGGCAAACTAATGGACAGGGGTATAAAGTTCAGGACGTATGACCTAGTTTTCCCTTTTTGTTCTGGACGAGGCGGGTGTTATGGTCGGTGTTCTTCTTGGCCACGTACGAGCGCGAGGTGATGGAGTTTGCCGAGTACATCGTACCCAATCCGATTCGGCAGGCGCGGGAGCAAGAATCACTCGATAACATCAAACAGTACTACGTCAAGTTCCGCAACCAGGACGAGAAATTGTGTGATTACCGTCGGACAAGCGATCATTTTCTGTCATATGATGTATAGGACAGTTGTAAACTCCAAGTAAACTTATTTTCAGAACTGTTAATCGATCGAAACAGGTACGCAAAACGGCCGGCTGGTTGACCGGCAGGATGTCCCAGGATGGTCACTCGGTAGCGGTACTGTCCGGTGATCTAACGGTGGAGCAACGGTTGGACGCTCTGGATCGATTCCGAACCGGACTAGTGAAGGTACAGATTATAACGTACGTTTTGTCCAGGAGTAAGTTCCACCACTTGATTCTGGCTACAGCACCAGGTTACGGAGAGATTCTTTCGTCTTAGGTATCGACGTCGAACAGGTGACCATTGTCGTCAACTTCGACCTGCCGATGGATCAGCAGGGACGAGCCGATTGCGAAACGTATCTACATCGAATTAGACGCACCGGTAGATTCGGTAAATATGACTCATTCTTGTGATCCTATAGATTGTATTTCTTCCCACTTCTTTAACAGAACGGTATCACCATCAACCTAGTGGACAGTGATCGAAGCatgatgatttgcagatcaatcaaaaaacacttccggaaaaagattcagttgctagatgcggagaactcggacgaaattgaaaattgcTAGACACCACTGAATGTCGTGGTGGCGGTCGTGTGGCGCGAATCCACCCCACTTCATCTGGCTGCCGGTTACAATTCTTTGATTCCTTTAGTATCTCGAAGTAACCGAACTGAACGGGAATTGTAGGAAAAAATTACATGTGAGTAGAAGTTTAAGCTATAAAATATGGTAATATTTTGAATTCCAAACGCAAATTTTCTGATAAATACAACACAGTTAAACCCATTCCccaaccggttcggatttctgaatggagtcagtatggtttccaattcaaatgcaacaatcgatTCCGACCggattcggaatcggttgttgcatttgcgctggaatccatactgactccatttagGCTTCCGAGTGGTTTGACCGGGAAGAAGCACTGTGTGTTGGATGCTTGTTAGGTTGATATTCAGCGACTGAAAAAGAACCTCAACCGAACTCAAAGCTGTACACCCGTACAGTGGTGACATACCATTACATGCAGTACCCCACTCAATGTACCCGAAGCGAAAACAAGTTCTCGAAATTTCGTAAAGGCGCTCAGTTGAACAAGCAAATTAAAGACTTCCTAACACTGTTGCACATTGCAGCTGATAACTCACACTACAAGATAATGGACGTGCTAAATCGAATCATCATCAAACAACGCTAAATCGATGAACTAGGGAAGATAATATTCAAGCCTGTCGACTGTTACTATCGTACAACATCGATACCCAGCATTGTATCTCTGCAGGGCCGCCCAGTTTGCTACAGAAAATGAgctgaaaaattttcaagatcCGCCTTCAGACACAATCGATCTAGAGTGCTAACTCTTGGAAGCAGCCAAAGCCGGTGATCTAGATACGGTTCGACGGATTGAGCTCTCAAATCCGGTGAAACGTAAATTGTGATCGGGATGGACGACATTCGACTCCATTCAATCTGGCTGCTGGCTATAATCGGAactgctggcaattagggggctatttcaaatgcaacactaTCCGTAAGACATTCTGTAGCATTTGAAGCAGTTTATACTGGTTTCTAAAATACCTAGCAAAAACCACAGCAGCGCGCAGTTTCTCACAATGCGATTATTTTACAATAGTGTaggtgttgtttgtttgttgatGCACAATAATAGTCATTAAATAGAAAGATTATTGAGTTATGTATAACTGGTTTTATTTATCCGAAAAGCTTTAAAATAATAAGTTCATACAGCGAATCGTTGAAGTTTAAATTTCTCTAAAATTCATTGGTGACTGACACCGGGTTATTTTTCGGCTGCTACATGGACGATTTGTTTAGTTGTTTTCAGTTAGGAAGCAAAGCAATATGTGGGGGCAGGAAAATCCTGGTTCTGACTATCAACCGCAATATATGCACATATGAGCGTACACGGAGAAAAAATAACTAAATTCAAAGGTAAATTAGTGtagaaaacttcaaattgctgtAAATTCCAGTTTATTCTAGGGctaatattataaaaaaaaacagttgaaacaAATTTCAAAACGTATCATGTTCCGATTAAATAAAAATCTAGCAGATAACTTATCATTCGAGTTATTCGAAATGGTGCTTTGCTATTAAAAATACATGCAGAAAACAATCAATTAtgtgaaaacagaaaaaatcaTCGAGGACTGCCTTCATTtcactttgattttttttagtaaTTTAGGTAAATTATGAATTGGGCAATAGATGTTGGTACTGTTCTTTGCCATGTTTGAGCGTCGTCCGGTTTTCagcatgttcagttttttgtACGTCTGTATCCGCTGGCCTTGAAGGACCAACGTAGCGCTGTACGTAATATTAACAGTGACATCCTGGGCCCTAGCTGGTGATGATCGTATCGTATGATCGATGCCCCACTACGAGGTCTACGGTCTTGAAATCGCAGAATTTACATTTGATTGGATTCCTCTGGATTGCTTGACGTCCAGTTACTGCGCCGTGCTACTGACAATGTACCCCCGTTGTTTGTAATCTGGGTCCAGATTTGTTGGGAATTGTTGCGAGTTTTTGAGTCAATTCAACTGACTCGAAATCCATTCCGCTGTTAATGTTTATCAGTGTACCAGATGTGTCGGACTATCTGCATACATCTACCATTTCTTGCCGAGATATTCACCgtttttacacattttactgAACATTAAATAAATTCCTCTGTAGAACTTTGGGTTTGTTTTGTTGTTGCTTTAGTTTTCCCTTCGTAGCCACGGTAACTATTTGAAATAAGTAACAGATTCCAAAGTGTTgctagtttcatgcattttctcatgaagtttctaatttgacagtaccagttacctgagtcactgaggggtagtcagatttgcgatacagttttggaatgccagtgtctagtcgtgtcgttggggcatcatttgtcatgaaattcgatatgtcaaatgcttctgatagtgtcaaatcaagactgtcaacatatttctttattttaaatttaaattgtattttcacgtttcctgagttggaaaaaaatattgttgtaataacgaaaatcagctttatcgatatatgtaataaaacgagattttttttctcatttaatgacccaattgaggTAAATAATGAAAGTATTTTAAAATACTTCTGTTGTACTTAATAATGTACTTAATGCAGTTAATGTCGATATGTAAAtacttaaagtatttaaagtacATGTTGGCGATAAAAAGGCGAAGTTTCCAATTCTGTCAATATATTTGCGAAGATTACAAAATTCCTGCGATAGTACATAAAAGGCATCAGTTTGAGGTTATCTGATATTAAATGCATACCTACTGTAGTACTTTCCTCGCTATCGCGCAACAATATAACGTTTTAActgtatgtatatatatatatatagccgTAGAAACCTTAATAAATAAGCCTTTTAATAATTTTGCTTTAGGTTAAGTGCTATTTTCCATTTCTCACCTAATGTTCAGTAAGTTGAAATCTTACATATGCTCTTCGATCACTTATTTTGTAGCAATTCCTGTGATTAATAGTGTGTATTTAGGTTTAATTCGATAGATATTAAGTTCACTGTATAATTCTCTTACCGTTTAGTTAGGTAGAATAAACAATTTAGGTAGATATATGtaaataatataattttaaagtaggaGTAATAAATTTAACAGTAATCAATTTTTTGTCTCCACGTTCTTCCTGCCAATGTATGTTCGTTTTGACCTTCTTTTAGGCTGCCGATCCCTTCGTCGATCCATGGGTGCAGCCAACGCTCACCTCGGTCGCTTCATCCAGGGGTATGCAGGGTGACACAGACATTAGCTTGCTGGTAGACGTTGCGTCGCTAACACTCCCCCCTTCAATGCCTCGAAGGTCTAACTGAGTGGCATTTCTTCCTACGCCAACGTCTAACACGGCGAGCTTTACGGCAGGTCGCTCGTATATTCCATGTATAGTTTGTACCGTGGCCCATCTGACTTGACCGTCTGGTGCTACCTTGGTGGCAATCACTCGGCCTTTTGGCCAGCGATTGCGGGGGAATCTCGAGTCGACGATCACCACGATGTCGTTGATCTCAATCGGTTTCacttttgtgaaccattttgcTCTCCGTGTCAACGTCGGGAGGTAATCGTGAAGCCATTGGCGCCAGAACTGGTTTGCCATGATTTGGGACAGACGCCAGTTCTGTTTCAATGTGGCAGGGTTATCATCGAAACAGGTCCACGGAGGTAGCCCGTTGGATGTTCCAATGATGAAATGGTTAGGGGTTGGCACCGGCGATTCGTCATTATCAAGGGGGATGTCGGTCAGAGGTCTCGAGTTGACGATGTATTCTACCTCTATGAGTGTACTCCTTAGCATTTCATCAGTTGGCACACGAT encodes:
- the LOC131680611 gene encoding DEAD-box helicase Dbp80-like yields the protein MEFAEYIVPNPIRQAREQESLDNIKQYYVKFRNQDEKLTVNRSKQVRKTAGWLTGRMSQDGHSVAVLSGDLTVEQRLDALDRFRTGLVKVQIITYVLSRSIDVEQVTIVVNFDLPMDQQGRADCETYLHRIRRTGRFERYHHQPSGQ